A region from the Paenibacillus humicola genome encodes:
- a CDS encoding GyrI-like domain-containing protein, whose product METTIRNRETTFTLYGLSKHHDERKPYRETIFELLDQVWLEVRSKGLLHTGINHVVYDDNRVIFAGIALTVPSAEASRLEKKEVVFQKFAYCKHIGPYRNLDRTHKSIRSAVKASGERHGAPVMEIYGHWHEDESRLETEILYHLM is encoded by the coding sequence ATGGAAACAACGATCCGGAACCGGGAAACGACTTTTACATTGTATGGGCTTTCGAAGCATCACGATGAAAGAAAGCCTTACCGGGAAACGATTTTCGAGCTGCTCGATCAGGTTTGGCTGGAGGTTCGAAGCAAGGGGCTTCTTCATACCGGCATCAATCATGTCGTTTATGACGATAACCGCGTGATATTTGCCGGCATTGCGCTGACCGTTCCGTCTGCAGAAGCGTCACGATTGGAAAAGAAAGAGGTGGTTTTTCAAAAATTTGCTTATTGCAAGCATATCGGGCCCTATCGCAATTTGGACAGAACGCATAAAAGCATTCGGTCGGCCGTTAAAGCTTCGGGCGAACGCCATGGGGCGCCGGTAATGGAAATCTACGGACATTGGCATGAAGACGAATCCAGGCTCGAAACGGAAATTCTCTATCATCTCATGTGA
- a CDS encoding TetR/AcrR family transcriptional regulator has protein sequence MELRDRILEATEQAVRINGLSKTTTKEIARLANCSEGSLYNHFQSKEDLCLQVLKRHLQGFIAVLLKLPGYKGLRTVQENLKEVARAAVDYFHLSIMMTASLFTEPTFLARHRQGFQERNEGPHRANEVVASYIRAEQQLGRVNAVIMPRSAADLLLGACFQHAFHMQFSGEEESQDEREKFVHDILETLLQGISA, from the coding sequence ATGGAACTCCGCGACAGAATACTCGAAGCAACCGAGCAGGCCGTGCGCATCAACGGGCTTTCCAAGACGACAACCAAGGAAATCGCCCGGCTTGCCAATTGTTCGGAAGGATCGTTATATAACCATTTTCAAAGCAAGGAAGACCTTTGCCTGCAAGTCCTCAAGCGGCATCTGCAAGGCTTCATTGCCGTTTTGCTGAAGCTTCCCGGGTACAAGGGGCTTCGGACCGTGCAGGAAAATTTGAAGGAAGTGGCTCGGGCCGCGGTCGATTATTTTCATTTATCGATCATGATGACGGCCTCGCTGTTTACGGAGCCGACGTTCCTGGCCCGCCATCGACAGGGATTTCAGGAGCGCAACGAAGGCCCGCACCGGGCCAATGAAGTCGTTGCTTCGTATATCCGGGCCGAACAGCAGCTCGGAAGGGTGAACGCCGTCATCATGCCCCGCAGCGCCGCCGATCTCCTGCTCGGGGCGTGTTTTCAGCACGCGTTTCATATGCAGTTTTCCGGCGAAGAGGAATCGCAAGACGAGCGGGAGAAGTTCGTCCATGATATTCTGGAGACGCTTTTGCAGGGAATTTCGGCTTGA
- a CDS encoding SDR family oxidoreductase, with translation MILVTGATGTVGRHVIMELHQAGCEVRALCRNPGKAEFPSGVETAAGDLTKPDTVRAALEGVEKVFWVLPMNDDFQFPRIAREHGVRHIVLLSSLAAEFGMDNAIARLPGAFRVKSIQLVVLVILMFVTADLSSDIGFLSALHPVFAAVMFWIAITLVKLASDFRKANRPS, from the coding sequence ATGATCCTGGTAACTGGCGCTACGGGTACGGTTGGACGACATGTCATCATGGAGCTGCATCAGGCTGGCTGCGAGGTAAGGGCATTGTGCCGCAATCCGGGCAAAGCGGAATTTCCGTCCGGCGTCGAGACTGCGGCCGGCGACTTAACGAAGCCGGATACGGTCCGGGCCGCGCTGGAAGGCGTTGAGAAAGTATTCTGGGTTCTGCCGATGAACGACGATTTCCAATTTCCCCGTATCGCCCGGGAGCATGGCGTCCGGCATATCGTGCTGCTCTCCTCGCTTGCCGCCGAATTCGGTATGGATAATGCGATCGCCCGACTGCCGGGCGCCTTCCGCGTAAAAAGCATTCAGCTGGTCGTTCTGGTCATTCTCATGTTCGTCACCGCGGATTTATCGTCGGACATCGGATTTTTGTCCGCTCTTCATCCGGTTTTTGCGGCGGTTATGTTCTGGATCGCAATAACGTTAGTCAAGCTGGCTTCGGATTTTAGAAAAGCAAACCGCCCGTCTTGA
- a CDS encoding glycosyltransferase, giving the protein MKILIASFPALGHFLPVVPLAWAARAAGHEVLVVTAGEAVGASERAGLPWADASPGIQLRAVAERSKEDSLEQFQNPMQVKRAWPKPPDLWRRSAT; this is encoded by the coding sequence ATGAAAATTTTGATTGCCAGTTTTCCGGCTCTGGGCCACTTTCTGCCGGTCGTGCCTCTGGCTTGGGCGGCACGCGCAGCCGGGCACGAAGTGCTCGTCGTGACGGCAGGCGAGGCGGTCGGCGCAAGCGAACGGGCCGGACTGCCATGGGCGGACGCTTCGCCCGGCATTCAGTTGAGGGCTGTCGCCGAGCGGAGCAAGGAAGACTCGCTCGAACAATTTCAAAATCCGATGCAAGTGAAAAGGGCCTGGCCCAAACCGCCCGATTTATGGCGGCGGTCAGCGACTTGA
- a CDS encoding glycosyltransferase, protein MADRTIQAARAWKPDVIVRTPLEAAGLLAAELLSIPIVTHGFGITSIGKTGLLELIGEAMGPACERNGFKGNLAWPAALIDPCPPSLREPDRPDAWFVRYVPYNGGGELPDWMMVPPPQPRICVTLGTVVPHFGGVGGLRGVIEAVRDMEAEVILALGGADPSVLGQLPPNVRTVGWTPLSTLLPVCSAVVHHGGSGSTMSAVAAGIPQLALPFGADQHLNAAAIKQRGIGLTFLPEQADAQNVRHSLKRLLEDPDFTRAAQELKQENETQMPPSGLIPRLSELAGRA, encoded by the coding sequence ATGGCGGATCGTACCATTCAGGCGGCCCGGGCATGGAAGCCGGACGTCATTGTGCGCACTCCGCTCGAAGCGGCCGGGCTGCTGGCCGCCGAACTGCTGTCCATTCCTATCGTGACGCATGGGTTCGGCATCACATCGATCGGCAAAACCGGCCTTCTCGAGCTCATCGGCGAGGCGATGGGACCGGCCTGCGAACGAAACGGGTTTAAAGGCAATTTAGCCTGGCCGGCCGCGCTTATCGATCCCTGCCCGCCCAGCCTGAGGGAGCCGGACCGCCCGGACGCATGGTTCGTCCGCTACGTTCCGTACAATGGAGGCGGCGAGCTGCCCGATTGGATGATGGTCCCGCCGCCTCAGCCGCGAATTTGCGTCACGCTCGGAACGGTAGTGCCTCATTTCGGCGGCGTCGGGGGCTTGCGCGGGGTCATAGAGGCGGTGCGGGATATGGAGGCGGAGGTCATTTTGGCGCTCGGCGGGGCGGACCCGTCGGTACTCGGCCAGCTGCCGCCAAACGTCCGGACGGTCGGCTGGACTCCGCTCAGCACGCTGCTGCCGGTTTGTTCCGCCGTCGTGCACCACGGCGGGTCGGGATCGACGATGAGTGCCGTCGCGGCCGGCATTCCCCAGCTGGCGCTGCCCTTCGGGGCGGATCAGCACTTGAACGCGGCCGCCATTAAACAACGCGGGATCGGGCTTACGTTTTTGCCGGAGCAAGCCGATGCGCAGAACGTGCGGCACAGCCTGAAGCGGCTGCTGGAAGATCCTGATTTTACCCGGGCGGCGCAGGAGCTCAAGCAGGAGAACGAAACGCAGATGCCGCCGTCCGGGCTGATTCCCCGTCTCTCGGAGCTGGCGGGCAGGGCTTGA
- a CDS encoding AraC family transcriptional regulator, with amino-acid sequence MTLRRIDLLTHGIHLYESNHLDGDVVEEHHHEIHQILYAVKGAGTITLDGKRQKFLQDSAAFIAPRSNHAVFSESGLTLLVLAFNVTAFDSSAASGLLQSSFPSSAFLRLNPFSAADLRQLLRKMLFEQSHRDEFSAWALHIYMFEFLLALARSSQSALVTDSNALRAERIRNYIDRHYFEPLTAGDIAARLGIGTRHVNNIFKDHYRLTPIQYLTEVRIRLAKKLLIETEKDIASVCFEVGYETLPTFYRAFKNIVNMSPNMFRQQNKHENEPDPAGQADGR; translated from the coding sequence ATGACCTTGAGAAGGATTGATTTGCTTACGCATGGCATTCATCTCTATGAAAGCAACCATCTGGACGGGGATGTCGTCGAAGAGCATCATCACGAGATTCATCAGATCTTATATGCGGTGAAAGGCGCAGGAACCATCACGCTGGACGGCAAGCGGCAAAAGTTTTTGCAGGACAGCGCCGCCTTTATTGCGCCCCGGTCGAATCATGCCGTCTTTTCCGAATCGGGGCTCACGCTGCTTGTTCTCGCGTTCAATGTTACGGCTTTCGATTCGTCCGCCGCGTCCGGCCTGCTTCAATCCTCCTTTCCGTCGTCCGCTTTTTTGCGGCTGAACCCATTTTCCGCCGCCGATTTAAGACAATTGCTGCGAAAAATGCTATTCGAGCAGTCCCATCGGGATGAATTCAGCGCATGGGCGCTGCATATTTATATGTTTGAATTTTTGCTGGCGCTGGCCCGTTCGAGCCAATCGGCGCTGGTGACGGATTCGAACGCGCTGCGGGCGGAGCGGATACGCAATTATATCGACCGGCATTATTTTGAACCGCTGACGGCGGGAGATATCGCGGCCCGGCTCGGGATCGGAACGAGGCATGTCAACAACATTTTCAAAGACCACTACCGGCTGACGCCGATCCAATATTTGACCGAGGTGCGGATTCGTCTGGCCAAAAAGCTGCTGATCGAGACGGAAAAGGACATCGCTTCCGTCTGCTTCGAGGTTGGCTATGAAACGCTGCCGACTTTTTACCGGGCTTTCAAAAACATCGTGAACATGTCACCCAATATGTTCAGACAGCAAAACAAGCATGAAAATGAACCTGATCCCGCAGGACAGGCGGACGGTCGATGA
- a CDS encoding sugar phosphate isomerase/epimerase family protein, translating to MGSLQSIERLSLNQITTESWSLREAAEGCARAGIPWISPWRHKVAETGLAESRRLIQGAGLRVSSLCRGGMFPAPTAAEREARLEDNKRAVEEAAELGAEVLVLVCGPSPDRDIDRARGWVTEGIEKLVPFAREHGIKLGIEPLHPMQAAERSVVVTLGQANTMAERFEADDVGVIVDVFHVWWDPELYGQIARAGKRILGFHVSDWIVPTPDLVLGRGMMGDGVIEIRRIREAVEAAGYEGPIEVEIFNRAVWDSPGGEVLARMKERYLEHV from the coding sequence GTGGGAAGTCTTCAATCGATTGAACGGCTTAGCCTGAACCAGATTACGACGGAAAGTTGGAGCTTGCGCGAAGCCGCGGAAGGCTGTGCCCGCGCAGGTATTCCCTGGATCTCGCCCTGGCGCCATAAGGTAGCCGAGACGGGACTCGCCGAAAGCCGGCGGCTCATTCAAGGCGCAGGACTTCGCGTCTCCAGCCTCTGCCGGGGCGGCATGTTCCCGGCGCCGACGGCGGCGGAACGCGAAGCGCGGCTCGAGGACAACAAGCGGGCCGTCGAGGAAGCGGCCGAGCTGGGCGCGGAGGTTCTGGTGCTCGTATGCGGCCCTTCGCCCGACCGCGACATTGACCGCGCGCGCGGCTGGGTGACCGAGGGGATCGAGAAGCTCGTTCCGTTCGCGCGGGAGCACGGCATCAAGCTCGGGATCGAACCGCTGCATCCGATGCAGGCGGCCGAGCGTTCGGTTGTCGTCACGTTGGGACAAGCGAATACGATGGCGGAGCGGTTTGAAGCCGACGATGTCGGCGTGATCGTCGACGTGTTTCATGTCTGGTGGGACCCGGAGCTGTACGGTCAAATCGCGCGGGCCGGAAAACGGATCCTGGGCTTCCATGTATCCGACTGGATCGTCCCGACGCCGGACCTCGTGCTGGGCCGCGGCATGATGGGCGATGGAGTCATCGAGATTCGCCGCATTCGAGAGGCCGTCGAGGCCGCCGGCTATGAGGGGCCGATCGAGGTCGAAATTTTCAACCGCGCGGTCTGGGATTCGCCCGGCGGCGAGGTTTTGGCCCGGATGAAGGAACGGTATTTGGAACACGTGTAG
- a CDS encoding dihydrodipicolinate synthase family protein produces MARTIKLPRAGGSLYEYEPGRSSSFDVPNGPLKSRIAFSAAHVVCDPFADADPLAQSQIDFNATMEYRRYLWSLGLSVAEAMDTAQRGMGLDWERSKELIKHSIAEARSAGGHLASGAGTDHLAPGAGVTPEAVEAAYEEQCAFIEGAGGRIILMASRALAACAKSAEDYERVYGSILRQVSQPVILHWLGDMFDPQLAGYWGQQNPDAAMEVALRIIRANADKVDGIKISLLDADKEIKMRRLLPEGVNMYTGDDFNYPELIRGDEQGFSHALLGIFDAIAPAAAAALHALDAGDMERYHAILDQTLPLSRHIFQKPTFAYKTGIVFMAYLNGHQPHFRMIGGAEGARSVVHLADLFVLADKAGLLINPDLAVERMRRVLALSGV; encoded by the coding sequence TTGGCCCGAACGATCAAGCTGCCGCGTGCCGGAGGCTCGCTGTACGAGTACGAGCCCGGCCGCTCGTCTTCGTTTGATGTACCGAATGGCCCTTTGAAAAGCCGGATCGCTTTCTCGGCCGCGCATGTGGTGTGCGATCCTTTCGCGGATGCGGATCCGCTCGCGCAGTCGCAAATCGATTTTAACGCCACGATGGAATACCGCCGCTACCTGTGGTCGCTCGGACTTTCCGTAGCGGAAGCGATGGACACCGCCCAGCGCGGCATGGGCCTGGATTGGGAGCGGTCCAAGGAATTGATCAAGCATTCGATAGCGGAGGCGCGTTCGGCAGGCGGTCATTTGGCGTCCGGCGCGGGTACGGATCATTTGGCTCCCGGCGCCGGGGTGACGCCCGAAGCGGTGGAAGCCGCTTATGAAGAGCAGTGCGCCTTCATCGAAGGCGCGGGCGGACGCATCATTCTGATGGCAAGCCGGGCGCTGGCCGCCTGTGCCAAAAGCGCCGAGGATTACGAGCGCGTTTACGGCAGCATTTTGCGTCAGGTGTCGCAGCCGGTTATTTTGCACTGGCTTGGCGATATGTTCGACCCGCAGCTGGCCGGCTATTGGGGCCAGCAAAACCCCGATGCCGCGATGGAGGTGGCCTTGCGCATCATCCGCGCGAATGCGGATAAAGTGGACGGCATTAAAATTTCCCTGCTCGATGCGGACAAGGAGATCAAAATGCGCCGTCTGCTGCCTGAGGGCGTGAACATGTATACCGGGGACGACTTTAACTACCCGGAATTGATCCGCGGCGACGAACAAGGCTTCAGCCATGCGCTGCTCGGCATTTTCGACGCGATCGCGCCGGCGGCGGCCGCGGCGCTGCATGCCCTGGATGCGGGGGATATGGAGCGCTACCATGCCATTTTGGATCAAACGCTGCCATTGTCGCGCCATATTTTCCAAAAGCCGACGTTCGCTTACAAAACCGGCATCGTCTTTATGGCCTACCTGAACGGCCATCAGCCGCACTTCCGGATGATCGGCGGAGCCGAAGGCGCCCGGTCGGTTGTTCATCTCGCCGATCTGTTTGTTTTGGCGGATAAGGCCGGCCTGCTGATCAACCCGGACCTCGCCGTCGAGCGGATGCGCCGCGTTCTCGCTCTATCCGGGGTTTAA
- a CDS encoding Gfo/Idh/MocA family protein, with the protein MATVNLGVIMNGVTGRMGTNQHLIRSIMAIRSQGGVALPNGDVIMPDPLLVGRQESKLRALAESNGLERWSTDLDACLADPYYQIYFDSQTTDRRVEGVRKAIAAGKHIYCEKPTAGNLAESLELARLARERGVKNGVVQDKLFLPGLIKLIRLIDSGYFGRILSVRMEFGYWVFEGDMIPCQRPSWNYRKEDGGGIIVDMFAHWRYVLDNLFGKVRSVSCLGATHIPERYDERNEKYSCTAEDAAYATFEIEGGIVAQANSSWAVRVNRDELVNIQVDGTNGSAAAGLRNCKTQHKVNTPKPVWNPDIPSPYNFLDQWEPVPDNQVFDNGFKMQWELFLKHVACGTPFPWDLLEGAKGTQLAELGLQSWKERRWIDIPDLTL; encoded by the coding sequence ATGGCAACGGTTAATTTGGGTGTGATTATGAACGGCGTAACCGGCCGCATGGGAACGAACCAGCATTTAATCCGCTCCATTATGGCGATCCGCAGCCAGGGGGGCGTTGCGCTGCCTAACGGCGATGTGATTATGCCGGATCCGCTTTTAGTAGGACGGCAGGAAAGCAAGCTGAGGGCTTTGGCGGAATCGAACGGACTGGAGCGCTGGAGCACGGATCTGGATGCCTGCCTGGCCGATCCGTATTACCAGATCTATTTCGATTCGCAGACGACCGATCGCCGCGTGGAAGGCGTCCGTAAAGCAATCGCCGCAGGAAAACATATTTATTGCGAAAAGCCGACCGCCGGAAATTTGGCCGAATCGCTGGAGCTGGCCAGACTGGCCCGAGAACGGGGCGTCAAAAACGGCGTTGTGCAGGACAAATTGTTTTTGCCCGGCCTCATCAAGCTGATAAGACTGATCGATTCCGGTTATTTCGGCCGCATTTTATCCGTGCGCATGGAATTCGGCTACTGGGTGTTCGAAGGCGACATGATTCCCTGCCAGCGTCCTTCCTGGAACTATCGCAAGGAAGACGGCGGCGGGATTATCGTCGACATGTTCGCTCACTGGCGCTATGTGCTGGACAACCTGTTCGGCAAAGTGCGCTCCGTATCCTGTCTGGGAGCGACCCATATTCCCGAGCGGTACGACGAGCGGAACGAGAAGTACTCGTGTACGGCGGAGGATGCGGCATACGCGACCTTTGAAATCGAAGGCGGCATCGTCGCGCAGGCGAACTCCTCGTGGGCCGTACGCGTGAACCGCGACGAGCTGGTGAACATTCAGGTGGACGGGACGAACGGCAGTGCGGCAGCGGGGCTGCGAAACTGCAAAACCCAGCATAAAGTGAATACACCGAAGCCGGTCTGGAATCCCGATATTCCAAGTCCGTACAATTTCCTCGACCAGTGGGAGCCCGTTCCGGATAATCAGGTTTTCGACAACGGTTTTAAAATGCAGTGGGAATTGTTCCTGAAGCACGTGGCCTGCGGCACTCCGTTCCCCTGGGATTTGCTGGAGGGCGCAAAAGGGACGCAGCTGGCGGAGCTGGGTCTGCAGTCGTGGAAGGAACGCCGCTGGATTGATATCCCGGATTTGACCCTGTAA